The proteins below are encoded in one region of Bacillus alveayuensis:
- a CDS encoding GntP family gluconate:H+ symporter (product_source=KO:K03299; cog=COG2610; ko=KO:K03299; pfam=PF02447; tigrfam=TIGR00791; transmembrane_helix_parts=Inside_1_4,TMhelix_5_22,Outside_23_25,TMhelix_26_45,Inside_46_56,TMhelix_57_79,Outside_80_102,TMhelix_103_125,Inside_126_175,TMhelix_176_198,Outside_199_233,TMhelix_234_256,Inside_257_262,TMhelix_263_285,Outside_286_306,TMhelix_307_329,Inside_330_335,TMhelix_336_355,Outside_356_383,TMhelix_384_406,Inside_407_426,TMhelix_427_449,Outside_450_451), whose product MQGGLLFLVILLGVGFIIFASAKLKLHPFLSLLLAAFLVGVLAGLPLTDVVDAVNNGFGGLMGYIGLVIVAGTIIGTILERSGAALKMAEVVLRVVGEKRPQFAMSLIGAIVSIPVFCDSGYVILSSLKKALAKRAKVALASMSVALATGLYATHTLVPPTPGPIAAAGNIGASNYLGTIILIGIIVAIPTILVGYIWAVKVASKIEVEGEDNTSLDYDEIVKGFGTLPSAWKSFAPIVLPIMLIGLGSVIKFFGWTGTFANILLFFGQPVVALLIGVLIAFTLMPKLNEETLTGWIGDGIKDASNILLITGAGGAFGSVIKATPVADLIQGIADGGLLNGAFILLIPFIVAAALKTAQGSSTAALVVTSTLIAPVLPEMGIEGQVPLALVVMAVGAGAMAVSHVNDSYFWVVTQFSGMKVTDAYKAQTAATLLQGVTALVFTMILWVILV is encoded by the coding sequence ATGCAAGGGGGTTTGTTATTTCTAGTCATTTTATTAGGTGTAGGTTTTATTATTTTTGCTTCTGCGAAATTGAAGCTACATCCTTTTTTATCTTTACTTTTAGCAGCATTCTTAGTTGGGGTATTAGCTGGACTTCCGCTTACTGATGTGGTTGATGCTGTAAATAACGGTTTCGGTGGGCTTATGGGCTATATTGGTCTTGTGATCGTAGCTGGTACAATCATTGGAACGATTTTAGAAAGATCAGGAGCAGCTCTAAAAATGGCAGAGGTAGTGCTCCGTGTTGTTGGTGAAAAACGTCCGCAATTTGCAATGTCATTAATTGGAGCTATTGTGAGTATACCAGTATTCTGTGATTCTGGTTATGTTATTTTATCGAGTTTAAAGAAAGCGCTTGCTAAGAGAGCAAAGGTTGCGTTAGCTTCAATGTCTGTTGCTCTCGCAACTGGTTTATATGCCACTCATACATTGGTACCGCCAACTCCTGGTCCAATTGCGGCTGCAGGAAACATTGGAGCAAGTAATTATCTAGGAACAATTATTCTTATCGGAATAATCGTCGCTATTCCCACAATTTTAGTAGGTTACATTTGGGCAGTGAAAGTTGCAAGTAAAATTGAAGTTGAAGGAGAAGATAATACTTCATTAGATTATGATGAAATTGTAAAAGGGTTTGGTACGCTCCCTTCCGCGTGGAAATCGTTTGCACCAATTGTTTTACCGATTATGTTAATCGGATTAGGATCTGTCATTAAATTCTTTGGCTGGACAGGAACGTTTGCAAATATTCTTTTATTCTTTGGTCAACCTGTTGTTGCCCTATTAATTGGTGTCTTAATTGCCTTTACTTTAATGCCAAAGTTAAATGAAGAAACGTTAACTGGGTGGATTGGAGATGGAATTAAAGACGCATCTAATATTCTCTTAATTACTGGTGCAGGGGGTGCTTTTGGTTCTGTAATTAAAGCAACTCCTGTAGCGGATCTTATTCAAGGTATAGCTGATGGCGGTCTTTTAAATGGAGCATTCATATTATTAATCCCTTTTATTGTTGCAGCCGCTTTGAAAACTGCACAAGGTTCATCCACAGCTGCTCTTGTCGTTACATCGACACTAATTGCTCCAGTACTTCCCGAAATGGGTATAGAGGGTCAAGTTCCATTAGCACTTGTTGTAATGGCAGTAGGTGCAGGAGCAATGGCAGTTAGTCACGTAAATGACAGCTACTTTTGGGTTGTTACACAGTTTAGCGGTATGAAGGTAACAGATGCGTATAAAGCACAAACAGCAGCTACCTTATTACAAGGGGTTACAGCACTTGTCTTTACAATGATTTTATGGGTTATTTTGGTCTAG
- a CDS encoding leucyl-tRNA synthetase (product_source=KO:K01869; cath_funfam=1.10.730.10,3.40.50.620; cog=COG0495; ko=KO:K01869; pfam=PF00133,PF08264,PF09334,PF13603; superfamily=47323,52374; tigrfam=TIGR00396), whose protein sequence is MSFNHREIEKKWQKYWLENKTFKTVEDSDKPKFYALDMFPYPSGAGLHVGHPEGYTATDILARMKRMQGYNVLHPMGWDAFGLPAEQYALDTGNDPAEFTKKNIDNFRRQIQSLGFSYDWDREVNTTDPNYYKWTQWIFLKLYEKGLAYIDEVPVNWCPALGTVLANEEVIDGKSERGGHPVERRPMKQWVLKITEYADRLLEDLEELDWPESIKEMQRNWIGRSEGAEIHFTVDGTDETFTVFTTRPDTLFGATYAVLAPEHPLVDKITTSEQKEAVEAYINKVKNKSDLERTDLAKEKTGVFTGAYAVNPVNGEKMPIWIADYVLMSYGTGAIMAVPAHDERDYEFAKKFDLPMKEVVAGGDISKEAYTGDGKHINSDFLNGLNKEDAIHTMIKWLEENKKGEKKVTYRLRDWLFSRQRYWGEPIPIIHWEDGTMTPVKEGELPLMLPKTDEIKPSGTGESPLANIEEWVNVVDPETGKKGRRETNTMPQWAGSCWYYLRYIDPHNHDQLADPEKLKKWLPVDIYIGGAEHAVLHLLYARFWHKFLYDIGVVPTKEPFQKLFNQGMILGENNEKMSKSKGNVVNPDEIVESHGADTLRLYEMFMGPLDASIAWSTNGLDGARRFLDRVWRLFVEENGELNSKIIDEPSQELEKVYHQTVKKVTEDYEGLHFNTAISQLMVFINEAYKATVLPKEYMEGFVKMLSPVAPHICEELWEKLGHSKTIAYEPWPTYDEAKLVDDEVEIVIQVNGKVRAKLNVPKDASKEQMEEIALKHDKIQEQIEGKTIRKVIAVPGKLVNIVAN, encoded by the coding sequence ATGAGTTTTAACCATCGTGAAATCGAAAAAAAATGGCAAAAGTATTGGTTAGAAAACAAAACGTTTAAAACAGTAGAAGATTCGGATAAACCGAAATTTTATGCGCTTGATATGTTCCCATATCCATCAGGTGCTGGTCTCCATGTTGGACATCCAGAAGGATACACGGCTACGGATATTTTAGCGCGTATGAAGCGAATGCAAGGATACAATGTGCTGCATCCAATGGGGTGGGATGCTTTTGGTTTGCCAGCTGAGCAATATGCACTAGATACAGGGAATGATCCAGCGGAGTTTACGAAGAAAAATATTGATAATTTCCGTCGTCAAATTCAATCACTCGGGTTTTCATACGATTGGGACCGTGAAGTAAATACGACAGATCCAAATTATTACAAATGGACGCAATGGATTTTCTTAAAGCTTTATGAAAAGGGGCTTGCTTATATTGATGAAGTGCCTGTCAACTGGTGTCCAGCACTTGGTACAGTTTTAGCAAATGAAGAAGTAATAGACGGAAAAAGCGAACGTGGTGGACACCCAGTTGAACGACGTCCAATGAAGCAATGGGTATTAAAAATTACTGAATATGCTGACCGTTTATTAGAAGATTTAGAGGAGCTCGATTGGCCAGAAAGCATTAAAGAAATGCAGCGTAATTGGATTGGTCGTTCTGAAGGGGCAGAAATACATTTTACTGTTGATGGAACAGATGAGACATTTACAGTATTTACAACTCGTCCGGATACTTTATTTGGAGCAACCTATGCCGTATTAGCACCTGAACACCCACTTGTGGATAAAATTACAACAAGTGAGCAAAAAGAAGCGGTTGAAGCTTACATAAATAAAGTAAAAAATAAAAGTGATTTAGAGCGTACAGATTTAGCAAAAGAGAAAACAGGTGTCTTTACTGGCGCTTATGCCGTAAACCCAGTAAATGGTGAAAAAATGCCGATTTGGATCGCCGACTATGTCTTAATGAGCTATGGAACAGGGGCTATTATGGCGGTTCCTGCGCATGATGAACGCGACTATGAATTTGCGAAAAAATTCGATTTACCGATGAAAGAAGTTGTCGCTGGTGGTGATATTTCAAAAGAAGCTTACACGGGTGATGGCAAGCATATTAACTCCGATTTCTTAAACGGACTAAATAAAGAAGATGCCATTCATACAATGATTAAATGGTTAGAAGAAAACAAAAAAGGAGAAAAGAAAGTAACGTATCGTCTACGCGATTGGTTATTCAGCCGTCAACGCTACTGGGGAGAGCCAATTCCAATTATTCATTGGGAAGACGGTACAATGACACCTGTTAAAGAAGGAGAACTTCCATTAATGCTTCCAAAAACAGATGAAATTAAACCATCTGGAACAGGTGAATCACCACTTGCTAACATTGAAGAGTGGGTAAATGTCGTTGATCCTGAAACTGGTAAAAAAGGTCGCCGTGAAACGAATACGATGCCGCAATGGGCAGGTAGCTGCTGGTACTACTTACGCTATATTGATCCACATAACCATGATCAATTGGCAGATCCAGAAAAACTGAAAAAATGGCTCCCAGTTGATATATATATCGGTGGAGCTGAACATGCGGTATTACACTTATTATATGCTCGCTTCTGGCATAAATTCCTGTATGATATCGGGGTTGTTCCTACAAAAGAGCCGTTCCAAAAGCTATTTAACCAAGGAATGATTCTGGGTGAAAACAACGAGAAAATGAGCAAGTCGAAAGGGAATGTTGTCAACCCGGACGAAATTGTTGAAAGTCATGGAGCAGATACATTACGCCTTTATGAAATGTTCATGGGTCCTTTAGATGCATCGATCGCTTGGTCTACAAACGGTCTTGATGGCGCACGTCGTTTCCTAGATCGTGTATGGCGGTTATTTGTTGAAGAAAATGGAGAGCTAAATTCCAAAATTATCGATGAACCATCTCAGGAGCTTGAAAAAGTGTATCATCAAACGGTGAAAAAAGTGACAGAAGATTATGAAGGACTTCATTTTAATACAGCAATTTCACAATTGATGGTATTTATTAATGAAGCATATAAAGCTACAGTTCTTCCGAAAGAATATATGGAAGGATTTGTGAAGATGTTATCTCCAGTTGCTCCTCATATTTGTGAAGAGCTTTGGGAAAAACTCGGTCATTCTAAAACGATTGCCTACGAGCCATGGCCGACTTATGATGAAGCGAAGCTGGTGGATGATGAGGTAGAAATCGTTATTCAAGTAAACGGTAAAGTTCGTGCTAAACTGAATGTTCCGAAGGATGCTTCAAAAGAACAAATGGAAGAAATCGCACTAAAGCATGATAAAATTCAAGAACAAATTGAAGGTAAAACGATTCGCAAAGTAATTGCTGTACCTGGAAAACTCGTTAACATTGTGGCAAATTAA
- a CDS encoding NAD(P)H dehydrogenase (quinone) (product_source=KO:K03809; cath_funfam=3.40.50.360; cog=COG0655; ko=KO:K03809; pfam=PF03358; superfamily=52218; tigrfam=TIGR01755), producing MSNVKLAVIYYSSTGTNYKLAKWAEEGAKEAGAEVKVLKVEELAPETAIESNPAWKAHVEATKDVPTATLDDLEWADAIIFSVPTRFGNVPSQLKQFLDTTGGLWAQGKLTNKVVSAMSSAGNSHGGQEQTILSLYTTMMHWGAIIAAPGYTDQSAFVSGGNPYGTSVTVDQEGNMVEDVEEAVKHQAKRTVQVAEWVKKGME from the coding sequence ATGTCAAATGTAAAATTAGCGGTCATTTACTACAGTTCAACTGGTACAAACTACAAGTTAGCGAAATGGGCAGAAGAAGGAGCAAAAGAAGCTGGGGCTGAAGTGAAAGTGTTGAAAGTAGAGGAATTAGCTCCTGAGACAGCCATTGAATCCAATCCAGCATGGAAAGCGCATGTCGAGGCGACAAAAGATGTACCAACAGCTACTCTTGATGATTTAGAGTGGGCAGATGCGATCATCTTTAGTGTTCCAACTCGTTTTGGCAACGTACCATCGCAATTAAAGCAATTCCTAGATACAACTGGTGGCTTATGGGCACAAGGTAAATTAACGAACAAAGTAGTTAGTGCAATGTCATCAGCTGGAAATTCTCACGGTGGTCAAGAACAGACAATCCTTTCCCTTTACACGACAATGATGCATTGGGGAGCGATTATTGCTGCACCTGGGTATACGGACCAATCTGCTTTTGTTTCTGGTGGAAACCCTTATGGTACATCAGTAACAGTTGATCAAGAAGGAAATATGGTAGAAGATGTTGAAGAAGCTGTAAAACATCAAGCGAAGCGTACTGTTCAAGTAGCAGAATGGGTAAAGAAAGGTATGGAGTAA
- a CDS encoding rhodanese-related sulfurtransferase (product_source=COG0607; cath_funfam=3.40.250.10; cog=COG0607; pfam=PF00581; smart=SM00450; superfamily=52821), which translates to MSEIKEITPSELEERLKKGEKLELIDVREEEEVEEGMIKEAKHIPMGEIPNQLDQFEKDKEYIFICRSGRRSENVCLYLQDQGYQVVNMVGGMLEWKGETIPKSQIKK; encoded by the coding sequence ATGTCAGAAATAAAAGAAATTACACCATCAGAACTTGAAGAAAGGCTAAAAAAAGGTGAAAAGCTTGAACTAATTGATGTCCGTGAAGAAGAAGAAGTAGAAGAAGGGATGATCAAGGAGGCAAAGCATATTCCGATGGGAGAGATCCCAAATCAACTCGATCAATTTGAAAAAGACAAAGAATATATTTTTATATGCCGTTCAGGTCGAAGAAGCGAAAATGTTTGCTTGTACTTACAAGATCAAGGATATCAAGTCGTGAATATGGTTGGCGGAATGCTTGAATGGAAAGGTGAAACCATTCCGAAAAGTCAAATCAAGAAATAA
- a CDS encoding hypothetical protein (product_source=Hypo-rule applied; cath_funfam=1.10.246.10; pfam=PF10957) — translation MYKVAIFDEEHEKDLEQEVNEFLSTLSEKQFIDIQYRISTACDQKGEQIYCFSAMILYRA, via the coding sequence ATGTATAAAGTCGCTATCTTTGATGAAGAACATGAAAAGGATTTAGAGCAAGAAGTCAATGAGTTTTTATCAACACTGTCAGAAAAGCAGTTTATCGATATTCAATATCGAATATCTACTGCATGTGATCAAAAAGGGGAACAAATTTACTGCTTTTCTGCCATGATTTTATACCGAGCATAA
- a CDS encoding cobalt/nickel transport system ATP-binding protein (product_source=KO:K02006; cath_funfam=3.40.50.300; cog=COG1122; ko=KO:K02006; pfam=PF00005; smart=SM00382; superfamily=52540; tigrfam=TIGR01166), protein MNEVMFTLSNVSYQYPHGQTALQNITLSIKRNKKIAVLGNNGAGKSTLFFLLNGLLKPTSGTIYFCGHPLSYNKKAIQKLRKAVGIVLQDSDSQLFMPTVFEDICYGLYHVGINGKEIEKLVQQAMIETDTYHLKDRSIHSLSIGEKKRVAIAGILAINPEMFILDEPTAGLDPYYSKKMIELLNNIHLQGKTIILSTHDIELAYEWADEMIVLHKGKIVLQGSPFTVFKEEDTIQSCHLDLPWMYVLQKLVSPLDEASSKNLNKKQLIQQLKNAISNKTCRK, encoded by the coding sequence ATGAATGAAGTTATGTTCACCCTTTCAAACGTATCATATCAATATCCGCATGGACAAACCGCATTACAAAATATTACTTTATCGATTAAGAGAAACAAAAAAATTGCCGTTCTTGGAAATAACGGCGCGGGCAAATCCACACTATTCTTCCTATTAAACGGTTTACTAAAACCAACAAGTGGAACCATTTATTTCTGCGGCCATCCGCTTTCCTACAATAAAAAAGCGATTCAAAAATTGCGGAAAGCTGTTGGAATTGTGCTGCAAGATTCTGACTCGCAATTGTTTATGCCTACTGTTTTTGAAGATATATGCTATGGTCTCTATCATGTAGGTATAAATGGAAAAGAAATAGAAAAGCTAGTTCAACAAGCGATGATTGAAACAGATACTTACCATCTTAAAGACAGATCGATTCATTCTTTAAGTATAGGTGAAAAAAAACGTGTTGCAATAGCAGGTATTTTAGCCATTAATCCTGAAATGTTCATTCTCGACGAGCCAACTGCAGGATTAGACCCGTATTATTCCAAAAAAATGATCGAATTGTTAAATAACATTCATTTACAAGGTAAAACGATTATCCTTTCAACACACGACATCGAACTTGCCTATGAATGGGCAGATGAAATGATCGTATTACATAAAGGAAAAATTGTCCTTCAAGGAAGTCCGTTCACCGTTTTCAAAGAAGAAGATACGATTCAATCTTGTCATCTCGACCTTCCTTGGATGTATGTATTGCAAAAGCTCGTATCGCCTTTAGACGAAGCATCATCTAAAAATCTTAATAAAAAACAGCTCATTCAACAGTTAAAAAACGCCATTTCCAATAAAACTTGCCGTAAATAG
- a CDS encoding cobalt/nickel transport system permease protein (product_source=KO:K02008; cog=COG0619; ko=KO:K02008; pfam=PF02361; tigrfam=TIGR02454; transmembrane_helix_parts=Inside_1_12,TMhelix_13_35,Outside_36_38,TMhelix_39_56,Inside_57_68,TMhelix_69_91,Outside_92_112,TMhelix_113_135,Inside_136_241,TMhelix_242_261,Outside_262_262) yields the protein MMTIDYYSYRNALRSVHPVKKFIISFFSLLFTLWMKDAFVSAILFMTMSLLIIFHAKIPINVYGKLLRLPFSFILLSIISIVFSISTSFVQGDSVLFYQHYGPFHIYILKQQVDAAVTLFFISITSISILYFFLLTTPFHEVLYVLKWLKAPQLLIDLIAFSYRFLFLFFHTAKQIYVAQQIRQGYQSFYKSLTSLSSLVSSLFIQALNRANELQRALEIRGDGSFEYVQIHESSFSKRSILNVYWYICFLIILYFLRTMWK from the coding sequence ATGATGACTATTGATTATTACTCATACCGAAATGCATTGCGAAGCGTTCATCCAGTTAAAAAGTTCATCATCAGTTTTTTTTCGCTACTCTTTACGCTGTGGATGAAGGATGCATTTGTATCAGCGATATTATTTATGACGATGAGTTTACTTATTATTTTTCACGCTAAAATACCGATAAACGTTTATGGGAAGCTATTGCGATTACCATTTTCTTTTATTTTATTAAGCATCATATCCATTGTTTTTTCAATTTCGACTTCGTTCGTGCAAGGAGATTCCGTTCTGTTTTATCAACATTATGGGCCTTTTCACATCTACATCCTTAAACAACAAGTTGATGCTGCTGTAACATTATTTTTTATTTCCATCACATCCATTAGCATTCTGTATTTTTTCTTACTAACGACACCTTTTCATGAAGTTTTATATGTTTTGAAATGGTTGAAAGCTCCACAGCTTTTAATCGATTTAATCGCATTTTCATATCGCTTTTTATTTCTTTTCTTTCATACAGCTAAACAAATTTACGTAGCCCAACAAATACGCCAAGGGTATCAATCGTTTTACAAATCTCTAACTTCTTTATCATCACTTGTGTCATCGTTATTTATACAAGCGCTCAATCGAGCAAACGAGTTACAAAGAGCGCTTGAAATTCGTGGAGATGGTTCATTTGAATATGTACAAATTCATGAAAGTTCCTTTTCGAAAAGAAGCATTTTGAACGTGTACTGGTATATATGTTTTCTCATCATTTTATATTTCTTAAGGACGATGTGGAAATGA
- a CDS encoding cobalt/nickel transport protein (product_source=KO:K02009; cog=COG1930; ko=KO:K02009; pfam=PF02553; superfamily=161098; tigrfam=TIGR01165; transmembrane_helix_parts=Inside_1_4,TMhelix_5_22,Outside_23_59,TMhelix_60_82,Inside_83_102) — protein sequence MKTNVILLLLAVSMIVLPLVFLSNKEFSGADGKAMETIENINPFYEPWFTNLWEPNSGEVESFLFALQAAGGAAFIGYAFGFAKARFKYKEKGQLVEHDDDY from the coding sequence GTGAAAACGAACGTGATTCTCTTATTGCTCGCTGTTTCGATGATCGTCCTGCCACTTGTATTTTTATCCAACAAAGAATTTTCCGGAGCTGATGGGAAGGCTATGGAAACAATAGAGAATATCAATCCATTTTATGAACCGTGGTTTACAAATCTATGGGAACCAAATAGTGGAGAGGTAGAAAGCTTCCTTTTCGCCTTACAAGCTGCCGGTGGAGCGGCGTTTATCGGCTATGCATTCGGCTTTGCTAAGGCACGATTTAAATATAAAGAGAAGGGACAATTAGTAGAACACGATGATGACTATTGA
- a CDS encoding cobalt/nickel transport system permease protein (product_source=KO:K02007; cog=COG0310; ko=KO:K02007; pfam=PF01891; superfamily=54211; tigrfam=TIGR00123; transmembrane_helix_parts=Inside_1_4,TMhelix_5_22,Outside_23_31,TMhelix_32_54,Inside_55_101,TMhelix_102_124,Outside_125_133,TMhelix_134_156,Inside_157_168,TMhelix_169_191,Outside_192_210,TMhelix_211_233,Inside_234_252): MQKRFMILSCITIFAAMYFWSFSYQHVYAMHIMEGFLPIKWVIFWWAMTIPFLIKGVRTIQQKLTLAPDLKTMFGVSTAFTFVLSALKLPSVTGSSSHPTGVGLGTILFGPTVMTVVGFIVLFFQAMLLAHGGITTLGANTFSMGVVGPFATYFLFKFFKKLKMNMKLAIFISAAIGNLSTYMMTSFQLALAFPDGTSGFIGAFAKFTAIFGMTQLPLAITEGILTVMTMNYLLKYNSRELTLLSWKEAETR; the protein is encoded by the coding sequence ATGCAAAAAAGGTTCATGATATTATCTTGTATCACCATATTCGCTGCTATGTATTTTTGGTCTTTTTCTTATCAGCATGTATATGCGATGCACATAATGGAAGGATTCTTGCCGATTAAATGGGTGATTTTTTGGTGGGCAATGACCATTCCCTTTTTAATAAAAGGGGTAAGAACGATCCAACAAAAGCTTACTCTTGCTCCTGATCTCAAAACAATGTTTGGAGTTAGTACCGCTTTTACTTTTGTCTTATCAGCTCTAAAGCTGCCTTCTGTTACAGGAAGTAGCTCTCATCCAACAGGGGTAGGACTCGGAACGATTTTATTCGGTCCAACCGTCATGACCGTTGTAGGATTTATTGTACTGTTTTTCCAGGCGATGCTTTTAGCACATGGTGGGATTACGACCCTTGGAGCAAATACATTTTCGATGGGTGTGGTCGGTCCTTTTGCAACCTATTTTTTATTCAAATTTTTTAAAAAACTAAAAATGAATATGAAACTTGCAATTTTTATAAGTGCAGCAATTGGAAATTTATCAACATATATGATGACCTCTTTCCAGCTTGCTCTCGCCTTTCCAGACGGAACAAGCGGTTTCATCGGTGCATTTGCAAAGTTTACCGCCATTTTCGGAATGACACAGCTGCCATTAGCCATTACAGAAGGCATTTTAACTGTCATGACAATGAATTATTTATTAAAATACAATTCTCGTGAATTAACACTATTATCTTGGAAGGAGGCTGAAACAAGGTGA